GGTTTATGGATCTTGGGATATTTGCTTCTGCTTATGATTACATATGCTTGTAAAAATTTAAAAAGTTCTAAAAGAAAATTATAAGATGGATCTGAATAGAAATTTAGTATCTTGAATGATATACTGGTCGATTCTGACTCTgttctttttaaattttaatctTCTGCTTCATGACTACTATCATGCTTAATTAGCGTTGCAGTTTCAAAATTGAAATTTGACCATTTAGTTGCAAAGAATAAATATTATTGCGTATTATAACTCTCACATATATGGTACAGTTGATCACTTCTAATTGAAGTGTATTTGAGTTAGCTTTTAGCATTCATGGAACTTTGATTGTTTATTGGGTAAAAGAACTTCCATTTGAACTATATTCTTACCATAAATTAATTAGGTAGTGACTAATTACTGATTATCAAAAGTAGCAGTACTAATACAAATTAAATGGGAATTACCATAACTTATGAAAATTAATATACTATTTTGTGCCCTGGATTTTCCCGAGAAATTCTACTTAAACAAAAGAATCGAAACACAGTATGATTCAAAAATGCTATATGTCTTTAAAGAATGAGTCAAGAAATTACAAGAATGATGAATATTGATTTACAAACAATTGTACCAAATGGATCAATTTTTGTACCTACTATTTAGTAGATTGGAGTTTTTTATTAATCACAAACAGCTGTATTTGTTGGCATTAGTTACAGTTTGTTAAGTTACTTGTAGATGTGTGCTATGATAAGGTATTGTACAAGTAACATATAGTGAGCATATGCTTGCACATGTAACAAACATAGAAGCCATTTCATCATTCTATGTCACAAGTCCACCCTATACTTTTCAATATCATAACTAATTAAACATTTCTTCTAATTCATATTCTTTTGTTTGTGTAATTATGCAGTTTTTAATACGGACAATAATCATTCAGTCATTCAGACATACAACTTTACCACGTACAAAAATTGTGACTACGACAATGCTTTAGACAACGATACTGTTCAATGGTCATCAGCAGAtccatcttcaacttcaactttTCCCGTTTCAGTAGCAGTGCCTCTCTTAAAAGTCGGATCTACTTATTTTTTCTCCAGCGATTATGATGGCGAACAATGTGAAAACGGTCAACATTTTAAAATAAACGTAACATACGGTCAAGGGTTGCCTCGAAGCCTCAAGGATCCGTCCGATGATGACTCAATGGCTCCGATTAGTCCGATTTCTGGAGATGAAGAATCGGCACCGGATACGATAGTTCCTGCTTCTTTTGATCATCCACGGGATGTGACTACTGATGATAGTCCTGAACCTTCAAATTCTGTTTCACTATCGATATTTTCTAAGTTTTTAGGTACTCAATTGAATTGGATACTCGTTGTGCTTGCGTTAGCTTTTAGTATTTGTTGATTGTAGGATTTTAAATTTTTGATGTTGTATTTACCCTTCAGTTCATACCTATAGTACATAGAGCAGCGCATTGGAGGTCTtgagactcttttttttttttggatcatttTAAATTTACAATCTCTTGAGTCGTTTTGGTTTGCGGACAAAGTTATGCATGTATTATAGTATAGAGATTATTTATACAGTGAATAATACTATTGTATAAATTGTTATGCGGTTGATAATAATACAAGGGTgttatgttgcaacaacttactttAATTCAGTTTCTTGTCTTCGGTCACTCTTATTCATATATTTAATTCTATCTAACATCAAATAATCACAAACTTTTGCATAACTTATGCGTGTGAATATTAGCTTACCAATATGAAGCTTAATAAGACCAATAAAACGATGTATTAAGCTATGCGGAGATTATTTTTTCATGTACAAAACTAACCAAATGTTAGAATTACTTGTGCGGAATTTAATTTATGCTATCACTATTTTGGCAGTGCAGTCAGGGGCGGATCTGGTCATTGCCCatggtgttcacccgaacaccctgggcaaaaaattacagtatatatttagggtaaattttttatgttcatgtacatgtattaacttttgaacaccctgaacaaatgcaaaaggcTAGCTCAAGTGGTTCAATTATTTTTGAGTGAAAATCTTGGATCCGCCACTGAGTGCTAGACCTCTTAGATATTCGATAGAGAAAGGGAATGCACAAATAATTCTTACATCGTTTtatttgttataaaataaaaactatgaagtaaatacacagaagaaatatgtagagagaatatgtagagagatatcagattatattacttctgccctttcaacattgcatctgtgcatcctatttatagaagcaacaggacatgggatattttgagatattttgggatattttgagatatttctaacttaatggatatccactaatttgggatatttataacactcccccttggatgtccattaatagatgatgtacctcgttaaaaccttattaaaaaaaaccctgtgggaaaaagtcctaatgaaggaaaaagagtgcacatatctagaaatacgctttgagagctgcctcattaaaaaccttaccaagaaaacccaatgggacaaaacttggttaaggaaaaaagagtacaacgcgtatttcactccccctgacgaaaaccaagattcagatgtcggagtcttcgcattccaatcttgaatatcatcttctcaagagttgaagttggcaaagatttagtgaacaaatctgcaggattgtcacttgaacggatttgttgcacatcaatatcaccattcttctggagatcatgtgtgaaaaataactttggtgaaatgtgctttgttctatctccttttatgaaacctccttttaattgagctatgcatgcagcattatcttcatataatatatttttgtatcacacttcaagccacatctttctctgatgaaatgtatcactgatctcaaccacacacattctctacttgcttcatgaatagcgattatctcagcatgatttgaagaagtagcaacaatggactgcttggtcgatcgccatgatatagcagtacctccgcatgtaaacagatagcccgtttgagatcgagctttatgtggatcagataaataacctgcatctgcataaccaacaagatttgtactacctttgttagtataaaacagacccatatcgctagttcccttcagatatcgcaatatatgcttaatcccgttccaatgcctccgtgtaggagaagagttatatcttgctagcaaattaacagaaaatactatgtcaggtcttgtagcattagcaagatacataagtgcacctattgcactaagatatggtacttcaggaccaagtagctcttcgttttcttcctgaggtcggaacggatctttgctcacttcaagtgagcgaacaaccataggagtacttaaaggatgcgcattgtccatgtaaaaccgatttaaaactttctcagtataggcagattgatgtatAAAGATCCTTTTttcgaaatgttcaatttgcagaccaagacagagttttgtctttccgagatctttcatctcaaattctttcttcaaatattcaatcgccttttggagctcttctggagttccaacgaggtttatgtcatcaacataaacagcaagtataatgaaccttgattttgttttcttaataaaaacacatggacaaatggcatcatttatatatccttaatttatcaagtactcacttaggcgattataccacatacgccctgattgttttaaaccatataatgatctgtgtaatctgattgaatacatttcccgagactttaaaccaaatgcttcaggcattttatatccttcaggaattttcacataaatttcatcaagtaagccacataggccgtgacagcatccatcagtataaataatgtgacatcttctgttgtttggactgctggcccaataaacattacgtttaccaagatgcatcattttacttggtaattattctacgtcaacatgctttaagagacgtagaaatcaaatcctcacgaccttatacaatattgcgcgctatattgtatattgtcgacaagatatcatgttgtatcggttcgcaattcgacataacttactgagattcattattttcaggtacctgaacctcccataaggtttatgaagtgttatgtcgtagctcttcaagagcacattgcctccttattatgatcattcgctcctccctttttcaaggattattatatttggaaccgattggtctaccatgctccatgcacgctatagactttgtccttcagggacattaagagcattttgcagatgaaatatgaaatagttgggtcagcaaatgcttccagcatttgatttgaattatctgaggatcatactgatgataattcacaacatatttcttagctgcttattatCTCCCCCtaattttagtgacatatgtccccattttctttgggaaaatccatctgtgtgcatcatgatatatccattaatcatgtaccgcacatcaaatgctaaaagatggaaatatctagttcctgaccctgaaccaaatatgaggggagaatttatcaaaatttaatgatctgaagcatacaagtgctgttgtatgcaatatatcatatctcagaccaacatctgaaactctgttctcataagcaattgtttagctgtattatggaggcatccaatgccaaaccaacttagatataaaccagcattatcaagatgattgtcttgattacatattctgaaaattgtgcttccaactcaattattttgagcaagcaactttgtaaatgtcaaactgccagttgacaataaacatacatgtgaatgtcttaaatagatgcatctatttaagacatcacattgcaggtgaaggggcccacattcaccttttatatttttcagaattttggggattcagtcccaacattagctggtgtaatcaacttgtcatgagaacaagcaacacaaacaaattcttgaagaatcttctagttcttcaatatgtttttaatactcaattagcacatcagatttaaatcaggacgatcaaaatggtcttgtcaactgataaaattatttgtacccgtaaacttcaagtttactatgacgagtgctatttcttttaataaacttctggtttactattgcatgaaattttatgtcaaaacttctggtttattgtgacatgcgatctcatcatgctcgggtaacgctttacacacgtgaccctacccgtaataagttggagatattcaatcttccaatcatctgtagtctcaatatgatgaccatttttctcgctagtaaacttcaggtttactataatttattttccgatcgaaataattatgatctCTGATAAATGGTGCTATCACATATAGCCTCTTCGAGAGACTTCAATTTATctatcataatcagatattatttggacactgctagtgtcatgatacttgtaaataaataattagctcttctggagcctttgatcattaatttctattaccaaatatttcttaaatacttttggtaccatgaaagcaaatttcgacactactggtgtcacgaaataaacattgaattctaaacttcaatatttcaaacatctccttcagggagattcatcattaacatCTGAGCATTTTGTATCAAAGAGGCAACCACATAGTTATTAATTCCTTCAGGGGAaaatacattaattgttatttccttcgaggaaatcaataacaactaaccataatgtattaatgtggttatagcaGAACCATTCCACTCTGCTCCCTTTTCCTTAGAATGATACTTTaatatgtttcgacgtacgacaggtacgtatagcaatgtctgaatttcataccacaaaaatataacatctacattccttgtattttatccctccaggagataagttgtggtatttgttcattcacttcggggaatgaaacctgattatttaaatgtgcttgaaatacgacgctcatcaatagctcgttattttgctcaaacacaagaagacattgcttcagaatatttctcaaatattttggtaattatttctgcttcaggagtaaagtttcagaattttactgcttcgggagtaaagtttcaagttttaccacttcgggagtaaagtttaaaggttgactaattcaggagtaaatttctgaattctactacttcgggagtagctTTCAAAGTTGTACTATTTCAGGAGTAGAATTAAaagccttactacttcaggagtaaaatacataggcttactacttcttgagtagaattcaaagtttgctactcgtggagcaaaattatgagtttagtacttcgagagaaaagcatataatattcagaatatttcttctcaattattctagctcttctggagatgaatcatga
The sequence above is a segment of the Lycium barbarum isolate Lr01 chromosome 6, ASM1917538v2, whole genome shotgun sequence genome. Coding sequences within it:
- the LOC132643669 gene encoding early nodulin-like protein 18, producing the protein MEQSIFNSRLPWLVLLLLISFLGSVDAYKNYTVGDSLGWFDILEKPHVNYDKWVAHKNFSLGDFLIFNTDNNHSVIQTYNFTTYKNCDYDNALDNDTVQWSSADPSSTSTFPVSVAVPLLKVGSTYFFSSDYDGEQCENGQHFKINVTYGQGLPRSLKDPSDDDSMAPISPISGDEESAPDTIVPASFDHPRDVTTDDSPEPSNSVSLSIFSKFLGTQLNWILVVLALAFSIC